In a genomic window of Halobiforma lacisalsi AJ5:
- a CDS encoding MTH865 family protein, which translates to MADEAEIREQMIDAFEGADYPISSPMDLVPALPNGPGTKFESGDFSMTAMELNTKASGGDFPYDDVETLVDDIIEQLKEQDEL; encoded by the coding sequence ATGGCAGACGAAGCCGAAATCCGCGAGCAGATGATCGACGCGTTCGAAGGAGCCGACTACCCGATCTCGAGTCCGATGGACCTCGTTCCGGCGCTGCCGAACGGTCCCGGGACGAAGTTCGAGTCCGGCGACTTCTCGATGACAGCAATGGAACTGAACACGAAAGCCTCCGGTGGCGACTTCCCGTACGACGACGTGGAAACGCTCGTCGACGACATCATCGAGCAACTCAAAGAACAGGACGAACTGTAA
- a CDS encoding bacterio-opsin activator domain-containing protein, with amino-acid sequence MTREQNESRGEMIVVITTASRGESRLRERLGGKANVVVQPVDPDLEENGDDHDPDLGSMPVPDGSSTGTGTGTATVPDGLVIELRDPRPEVLEALLTRMDDEFGDGVPTIVSSWSGSEELAATAVRADADDYVPIEGKDSADRILETVSSGLERSDPSVKFHRIIAEELPDEAFVISEDGTYLESKMSSDSVALYTISPSELTGNHLTDAFPEEEAERLMACIERAIATEEIQTIEYDAPTVEGPRRFEGRVVPVDERIDGKRAVVWLARDITERVERERQLRSQRAELETLNRINAVVRQVIETLVEAPTREAIECDVCEQLVASELYSGSWIVGRTGEGSLSYRTGAGDAETYLERVQEIDIEHERPVERVGRTGEVEAVNHVLESNSLPDELEEAAREDEVHAAISVPIIYEDVTYGVLSVLASREDAFSESEQAGFELLGETMGFAIMAVRNRQLLFADSVVELEFRIDGGDSLSFDLSEEYGCTCSLEWAGTGTNGRTYQFVNIDGLGGETVLEEARNHESIEECRLIYDGNEQCTLELRLSESGVRTLANHGATIRDVTVSDGVGTCLVEVPQNADVREIADALSLVYENTELVARREVDRPVRTASERRDRILDELTDRQLTTLRLAYYGGFFDWPRESTGEEIAEMMDVSPPTMHQHLRKGLKTVLGEFFEEHGPAPDEGE; translated from the coding sequence ATGACACGGGAGCAAAACGAGTCTCGAGGCGAGATGATCGTCGTTATCACGACCGCATCGCGGGGGGAGAGTCGTCTCCGTGAGCGACTGGGCGGCAAGGCTAACGTCGTCGTCCAGCCGGTCGATCCGGATCTCGAGGAAAACGGCGACGACCACGATCCGGACCTGGGGTCGATGCCGGTCCCCGACGGGAGTTCGACGGGGACAGGGACGGGGACCGCGACCGTACCGGACGGGCTGGTGATCGAACTCCGCGACCCCCGACCGGAGGTCCTCGAGGCGCTGCTCACCCGAATGGACGACGAGTTCGGCGACGGGGTACCGACGATCGTCTCATCCTGGAGTGGCAGCGAGGAACTCGCGGCGACCGCGGTTCGGGCCGACGCCGACGACTACGTCCCGATCGAGGGCAAGGATTCCGCCGACCGTATCCTTGAGACGGTCTCGTCCGGGTTGGAGCGCTCCGACCCGAGTGTGAAGTTCCACCGGATTATCGCCGAGGAGCTCCCGGACGAGGCGTTCGTCATCAGCGAAGACGGAACGTACCTCGAGAGCAAGATGAGTTCCGACTCCGTGGCACTGTATACGATATCGCCCAGCGAGCTGACCGGGAACCACCTCACGGACGCGTTTCCCGAAGAAGAGGCGGAGCGTCTCATGGCGTGTATCGAGCGGGCGATAGCGACGGAAGAGATCCAGACGATCGAGTACGACGCGCCGACGGTCGAGGGGCCGCGCCGGTTCGAAGGCCGTGTCGTGCCGGTCGACGAACGGATCGACGGCAAACGGGCCGTCGTCTGGCTGGCTCGAGACATCACCGAGCGGGTCGAGCGGGAACGGCAGTTACGTTCCCAGCGGGCCGAACTCGAGACGCTGAATCGGATCAACGCGGTCGTCCGCCAGGTGATCGAGACGCTCGTCGAGGCCCCCACCCGCGAGGCCATCGAGTGTGACGTCTGCGAACAGCTGGTCGCCTCGGAGCTGTACTCGGGGTCGTGGATCGTCGGCCGGACCGGCGAGGGCTCCCTCTCCTACCGGACGGGTGCGGGCGACGCGGAGACGTACCTCGAGCGGGTCCAGGAGATCGACATCGAGCACGAGCGGCCGGTCGAACGCGTCGGCCGGACGGGTGAGGTCGAGGCGGTCAACCACGTGTTAGAGAGCAACTCCCTGCCAGACGAACTCGAGGAGGCGGCCCGGGAGGACGAGGTACACGCAGCCATCTCCGTGCCGATCATCTACGAGGACGTCACCTACGGCGTGCTCTCCGTCCTCGCGAGCCGGGAAGACGCCTTTAGCGAGAGCGAGCAGGCCGGGTTCGAACTCCTCGGAGAGACGATGGGGTTCGCGATCATGGCGGTCCGGAACCGCCAGCTCCTGTTTGCCGACTCCGTCGTCGAACTCGAGTTCCGTATCGACGGTGGCGACTCGCTTTCGTTCGATCTCTCCGAGGAGTACGGCTGTACCTGCTCGCTCGAGTGGGCCGGTACCGGTACAAACGGCCGCACCTACCAGTTCGTGAACATCGACGGCCTCGGCGGGGAAACGGTCCTCGAGGAGGCGCGAAACCACGAGTCAATCGAGGAGTGCCGACTCATCTACGACGGGAACGAACAGTGCACCCTCGAGTTGCGGCTGTCGGAGTCGGGCGTCCGGACGCTCGCGAACCACGGCGCGACGATCAGGGACGTCACCGTCAGCGACGGCGTCGGAACCTGTCTCGTCGAGGTTCCGCAGAACGCGGACGTCAGGGAGATCGCCGACGCGCTCTCGCTCGTTTACGAGAACACGGAACTCGTGGCCCGCCGGGAGGTCGACCGACCCGTCAGGACCGCCTCGGAGCGGCGGGATCGCATCCTCGACGAACTGACCGACCGCCAGCTCACGACGCTCAGGCTCGCATACTACGGCGGCTTCTTCGACTGGCCCCGCGAGAGCACCGGCGAGGAGATCGCCGAAATGATGGACGTCTCGCCGCCGACGATGCACCAGCACCTCCGGAAAGGCCTCAAGACCGTTCTCGGCGAGTTCTTCGAGGAACACGGCCCCGCGCCGGACGAGGGCGAGTGA
- the hutH gene encoding histidine ammonia-lyase, whose amino-acid sequence MSAVELDGETLTPEDVVAVAREDATVVVPEPARERVRASRQRVEDVVDGEEAVYGLNTGFGELVDERIPTEDLEALQHNLLRSHAAGAGRELEREEVRAMMVARINALVKGYSGIREDVIDHLVACCNEGVHPVVKSRGSLGASGDLAPLAHMALVLVGEGEAVVERDGDDVRLPGDEALSEIGLEPLSLAPKEGLALINGTQLTVGLAALAVVDGERLVRAADAAGALTTETSLGTTATSDPAIHEVRPHTGQGESAAAIRRLTAGSEIVEAHRNCDRVQDAYSLRCLPQVHGAVRDALEHLREAVAVELNSATDNPLVFPAERVADPGRASGTDRASVLSGGNFHGAPLALRLEYVRLALTDLAAISERRIDRLLNPNLQEPHLPPFLAADSGVESGFMIAQYTAAALLNEIRAIDAASSDNTPVSGGQEDHVSMSSQSALGVRTALENATWIVAAELICGTEAAEYVDDAFDAATAASGSSEGDERDRNGSGLSLGDGTAAVRHLVREVVPPLTETGDRPVHADVESVVALLEDGLVDAAVDDALES is encoded by the coding sequence GTGAGCGCGGTCGAACTCGACGGCGAGACGCTGACGCCCGAGGACGTCGTCGCGGTCGCCCGGGAGGACGCGACGGTCGTCGTGCCCGAACCGGCCCGCGAGCGAGTGCGAGCGTCGCGTCAGCGCGTCGAAGACGTCGTCGACGGCGAGGAGGCCGTCTACGGGCTCAACACCGGCTTCGGCGAACTCGTCGACGAGCGGATCCCGACCGAGGATCTCGAGGCGCTCCAGCACAACCTGCTTCGCAGCCACGCCGCGGGGGCTGGCCGCGAACTCGAGCGGGAGGAGGTCCGCGCGATGATGGTCGCCCGGATCAACGCCCTCGTGAAGGGCTACTCCGGGATCCGCGAGGACGTGATCGACCACCTGGTCGCGTGCTGTAACGAGGGGGTCCACCCGGTCGTCAAGTCCCGCGGTAGCCTCGGCGCGAGCGGCGACCTCGCGCCACTGGCTCACATGGCACTGGTGCTGGTCGGCGAGGGCGAGGCCGTCGTCGAGCGAGACGGAGACGACGTGCGACTCCCCGGCGACGAGGCGCTTTCGGAGATCGGCCTCGAGCCGCTGTCGTTGGCCCCGAAGGAGGGGCTCGCGCTCATCAACGGCACCCAGCTGACGGTCGGGCTGGCCGCGCTCGCGGTCGTCGACGGCGAACGGCTCGTCCGTGCGGCCGACGCCGCGGGCGCGCTGACGACCGAAACGAGTCTCGGCACGACGGCGACGTCCGACCCGGCGATTCACGAGGTACGACCGCACACGGGACAGGGGGAGAGCGCCGCGGCGATCCGACGGCTCACCGCGGGCAGCGAGATCGTCGAGGCCCACCGGAACTGCGACCGCGTTCAGGACGCCTACTCGCTGCGGTGTCTCCCGCAGGTCCACGGCGCGGTCCGGGACGCCCTCGAGCACCTCCGGGAGGCCGTCGCCGTCGAACTCAACAGCGCGACGGACAACCCGCTCGTGTTCCCCGCCGAGCGCGTCGCCGACCCCGGCCGTGCGTCGGGGACCGACCGCGCGTCGGTGCTGTCGGGCGGGAACTTCCACGGCGCGCCCTTGGCACTGCGCCTCGAGTACGTCCGCCTCGCGCTGACGGACCTGGCCGCCATCTCGGAGCGCCGGATCGATCGGCTGCTGAACCCGAACCTGCAAGAACCCCACCTCCCGCCGTTCCTGGCGGCCGACAGCGGCGTCGAGTCGGGATTCATGATCGCCCAGTACACCGCCGCCGCCTTACTCAACGAGATCCGGGCGATCGACGCGGCCTCGAGCGACAACACGCCCGTCAGCGGCGGTCAGGAGGACCACGTCAGCATGAGTTCCCAGTCCGCGCTCGGCGTGCGGACGGCCCTGGAGAACGCGACGTGGATCGTCGCGGCCGAACTGATCTGTGGAACCGAAGCCGCCGAGTACGTCGACGATGCCTTCGACGCCGCGACGGCTGCGAGCGGTTCGAGCGAGGGTGACGAAAGGGACAGGAACGGATCTGGACTCTCGCTCGGCGACGGAACCGCCGCCGTCCGGCACCTCGTGCGGGAGGTCGTCCCACCCCTTACCGAGACGGGTGATCGCCCGGTGCATGCCGACGTCGAGAGCGTCGTCGCGCTGCTCGAGGACGGACTCGTCGACGCGGCGGTCGATGACGCACTCGAGTCGTAG
- the hutI gene encoding imidazolonepropionase translates to MTERTCVVYGASELVVGPANDDEDEGPLETIENGAFAAVGDEVVAVGTTDEIVREYPPENADVAVDADGNAVVPGFVDPHTHAVFAGDRSDEFEAKLRGKSYQEILEDGGGILRTVRATREASDETLLENLLGHLDAMLARGTTTVEVKSGYGLDTETELRLLEAIDRADEAHPVDLVPTFLGAHAVPEGESTDDYVDRVVDDQLPAVESQGIAEFCDVFCEEGVFDVEQSRRVLEAGLEAGLTPKVHAEEFTRLGGAELAADLAAASADHLLHATDEDVEAMRAADVVPVLLPGTAFGLGADYADARAFLEAGWPVAVATDFNPNCHSRSMGFVQTLSCVEMGMTPAEALRASTSAAARALDRDDGTGTLGVGAPADAVVLEAPSYAHIAYRFDTPAVDTVLKGGEVVRS, encoded by the coding sequence ATGACGGAGCGGACGTGCGTCGTCTACGGCGCGAGCGAACTGGTCGTCGGGCCAGCGAACGACGACGAGGACGAAGGCCCTCTCGAGACCATCGAGAACGGCGCCTTCGCCGCGGTCGGTGACGAAGTCGTCGCCGTCGGCACGACCGACGAAATCGTCCGCGAGTACCCGCCCGAGAACGCCGACGTCGCGGTCGACGCCGACGGGAACGCCGTCGTCCCCGGCTTCGTCGACCCCCACACCCACGCCGTCTTCGCCGGCGACCGCTCCGACGAGTTCGAGGCCAAACTCCGCGGGAAGAGCTACCAGGAGATCCTCGAGGACGGCGGCGGGATCCTGCGGACCGTCCGGGCCACCCGCGAGGCGAGCGACGAAACCCTCCTCGAGAACCTGCTCGGCCACCTCGACGCCATGCTCGCGCGGGGAACGACGACCGTCGAGGTCAAGTCCGGTTACGGTCTCGACACCGAGACCGAACTGCGCCTGCTCGAGGCGATCGACCGGGCCGACGAGGCCCACCCCGTCGACCTCGTTCCGACGTTCCTGGGTGCCCACGCCGTTCCGGAAGGGGAGTCGACCGACGACTACGTCGACCGCGTCGTCGACGACCAGCTCCCGGCGGTCGAATCCCAGGGGATCGCCGAGTTCTGCGACGTCTTCTGCGAGGAGGGCGTCTTCGACGTCGAGCAGTCCCGGCGGGTCCTCGAGGCCGGACTCGAGGCCGGACTGACGCCGAAGGTCCACGCCGAGGAGTTCACGCGGCTGGGCGGGGCGGAACTGGCGGCCGACCTCGCGGCCGCGAGCGCCGACCACCTCCTGCACGCGACCGACGAGGACGTCGAGGCGATGCGCGCGGCGGACGTGGTTCCCGTCTTGCTGCCCGGGACGGCGTTCGGCCTCGGGGCCGACTATGCCGACGCGCGGGCGTTCCTCGAGGCCGGCTGGCCGGTCGCGGTCGCGACGGACTTCAACCCGAACTGCCACTCCCGGAGCATGGGGTTCGTCCAGACGCTGTCCTGCGTCGAGATGGGGATGACCCCCGCGGAGGCGCTGCGAGCGTCGACCAGCGCGGCCGCCCGGGCGCTCGACCGCGACGACGGGACCGGGACGCTGGGAGTCGGTGCGCCGGCCGACGCCGTCGTCCTCGAGGCGCCGTCGTACGCCCACATCGCCTACCGGTTCGACACGCCCGCAGTGGACACGGTCCTGAAGGGCGGCGAGGTGGTTCGATCGTGA
- the hutG gene encoding formimidoylglutamase, translating to MSGDDDLADRLTVHPDWDAAGGWRTVAEASDPNDELFGHVVETPGDGDGSEAPDAQAVLVGEPYDGAVIGRDGAREGPTAIRRSLARVKTHHFDGGPVRSVADLGDVRRLVDGPENEEAVADVQSTLAETTALVHDREALPVFFGGDNSLTYPNVAPLLEDAAVGVVNLDAHLDVREPVDGPTSGTPYRQLLEDGLDRYACLGARHFETSTAYHDYVREHRGEVVTAEEVGEDPVAATGRALEAMDDVDRVYVSVDCDVLDAAAAPGVSAPTPGGLSTRELYRVLRVLAGDDRIAGFEVVECAPALDRRDLTVDAAARAVAHFLAGYLEGRR from the coding sequence ATGAGCGGAGACGACGACCTCGCCGACCGACTGACCGTCCACCCCGACTGGGATGCGGCCGGCGGCTGGCGGACGGTCGCCGAGGCGAGCGACCCCAACGACGAACTGTTCGGCCACGTGGTCGAGACGCCGGGTGACGGTGACGGCTCCGAAGCGCCGGACGCCCAAGCCGTCCTCGTCGGCGAACCCTACGACGGCGCGGTCATCGGACGCGACGGCGCACGCGAGGGGCCGACGGCGATCCGGCGGTCGCTCGCGCGGGTGAAGACCCACCACTTCGACGGCGGTCCCGTCCGTTCGGTGGCCGACCTCGGTGACGTCCGACGGCTCGTCGACGGCCCGGAGAACGAGGAAGCCGTCGCCGACGTCCAGTCGACCCTCGCGGAGACGACGGCGCTCGTCCACGACCGCGAGGCCCTCCCGGTCTTCTTCGGCGGAGACAACTCGCTTACGTACCCGAACGTCGCGCCGTTGCTCGAGGACGCCGCCGTCGGCGTCGTCAACCTCGACGCGCACCTCGACGTCCGCGAACCCGTCGACGGCCCGACCAGCGGCACGCCGTACCGGCAACTGCTCGAAGACGGACTCGACCGCTACGCCTGTCTCGGGGCGCGCCACTTCGAGACCTCGACGGCCTACCACGACTACGTCCGCGAGCACCGCGGCGAGGTCGTCACCGCCGAGGAGGTCGGCGAGGATCCGGTCGCGGCGACGGGACGCGCGCTCGAGGCGATGGACGATGTCGACCGCGTCTACGTCAGCGTCGACTGCGACGTCCTCGACGCGGCGGCCGCACCCGGCGTGAGCGCGCCGACGCCGGGCGGGCTGTCGACCCGGGAGCTGTACCGGGTCCTGCGGGTACTCGCCGGCGACGACCGGATCGCCGGGTTCGAGGTCGTCGAGTGTGCACCGGCACTCGACCGCCGGGACCTCACCGTCGACGCGGCCGCGCGGGCCGTCGCACACTTCCTGGCCGGCTATCTGGAGGGGAGACGATGA
- the hutU gene encoding urocanate hydratase, translating to MTEQQSSTQARDRLGEPSNQWREYQGAPTGTDLECEGWRQEAALRMLNNNLDPEVAEKPEELVVYGGTGRAARSWDAYDAILEELRTLPDDETLLVQSGKPVGRFETHERAPRVLIANSNLVGRWDDWEHFHELEAEGKIMYGQMTAGSWAYIGTQGIIQGTFETLAELARQHFEGDLSGKIVATAGLGGMGGAQPLAVTMNGGVCIAAEVDEERIDRRIETGYCMEKVDDVDEAIERAEEAAEAGEAYSVGVHVNAAELHERFLERGFVPDVVTDQTSAHDALEGYYPAGYTVEEADELRESDPETYREESLETMERHVDGILELQDRGAVAFEYGNNIRGQVEDHREERPWPVSGSEPDERQPFDFPGFVPAYIRPQFCRGKGPFRWVALSGDPADIHRTDEAVLELFPEKDHLRRWIELAQDEIQFQGLPSRVCWLGYSTEGDEELTERARFALRINELVAEGEISAPVVVTRDHLDAGSVASPNRETEAMKDGTDAVADWPILNALLNCAAGADIVSVHDGGGVGIGNALHANNHVVLDGSDLAAEKARRVFTTDPGMGVIRHADAGYEEALSEARESNVEVPMATEADLER from the coding sequence ATGACAGAACAGCAATCGTCGACGCAGGCACGGGATCGACTCGGCGAGCCGAGCAACCAGTGGCGCGAGTACCAGGGTGCGCCGACCGGGACCGATCTCGAGTGTGAGGGCTGGCGACAGGAGGCCGCACTCCGGATGCTCAACAACAACCTCGATCCGGAGGTCGCCGAAAAGCCGGAAGAGCTGGTCGTCTACGGCGGCACCGGCCGGGCGGCCCGGTCGTGGGACGCCTACGACGCCATCCTCGAGGAACTCCGGACGCTCCCGGACGACGAGACCCTCCTGGTACAGTCGGGCAAGCCCGTGGGTCGGTTCGAAACTCACGAGCGCGCGCCCCGGGTGCTGATCGCGAACTCGAACCTCGTCGGCAGGTGGGACGACTGGGAGCACTTCCACGAACTCGAGGCCGAGGGGAAGATCATGTACGGCCAGATGACCGCGGGGTCGTGGGCCTACATCGGTACCCAGGGGATCATCCAGGGGACCTTCGAGACGCTCGCCGAGTTGGCACGGCAACACTTCGAGGGCGATTTGAGCGGTAAGATCGTCGCGACCGCCGGCCTGGGCGGGATGGGCGGCGCACAGCCGCTCGCGGTCACGATGAACGGCGGCGTCTGCATCGCGGCCGAGGTCGACGAGGAGCGGATCGACCGGCGCATCGAGACGGGCTACTGCATGGAGAAGGTCGACGACGTCGACGAGGCGATCGAGCGGGCCGAGGAGGCCGCCGAAGCAGGCGAAGCCTATAGCGTCGGCGTCCACGTCAACGCCGCCGAGTTACACGAACGGTTCCTCGAGCGCGGGTTCGTCCCGGACGTGGTCACCGACCAGACCAGCGCTCACGACGCGCTCGAGGGGTACTACCCCGCGGGCTACACTGTCGAGGAGGCCGACGAACTCCGCGAGAGCGATCCCGAAACGTACCGCGAGGAGAGCCTCGAGACGATGGAGCGCCACGTCGACGGTATCCTCGAGTTACAGGATCGGGGTGCGGTCGCCTTCGAGTACGGGAACAACATCCGCGGCCAGGTCGAGGACCACCGCGAGGAGCGCCCGTGGCCCGTGTCTGGCAGCGAGCCCGATGAACGCCAGCCGTTCGACTTCCCCGGGTTCGTCCCCGCCTACATCCGCCCGCAGTTCTGTCGCGGCAAGGGGCCGTTCCGCTGGGTCGCGCTCTCGGGTGATCCGGCGGACATCCACCGGACCGACGAGGCCGTCCTCGAGTTGTTCCCCGAGAAGGACCATCTCCGGCGGTGGATCGAACTCGCACAGGACGAGATTCAATTTCAAGGACTCCCCAGCCGGGTCTGCTGGCTCGGCTACAGCACGGAGGGCGACGAGGAACTGACCGAGCGCGCGCGCTTCGCCCTGCGGATCAACGAACTGGTCGCCGAGGGCGAGATTTCGGCCCCGGTCGTGGTCACGCGGGACCACCTCGATGCGGGCTCGGTCGCGAGCCCCAACCGAGAGACCGAGGCCATGAAGGACGGCACCGACGCGGTCGCGGACTGGCCGATCCTGAACGCCCTGCTGAACTGCGCGGCCGGCGCGGACATCGTCAGCGTCCACGACGGCGGCGGCGTCGGCATCGGCAACGCCCTCCACGCGAACAACCACGTCGTCCTCGACGGGAGCGACCTGGCCGCCGAGAAGGCCCGCCGGGTGTTCACCACCGACCCTGGGATGGGCGTGATCCGCCACGCCGACGCGGGCTACGAGGAGGCACTTTCAGAAGCCCGCGAATCGAACGTCGAGGTACCGATGGCAACGGAGGCCGATCTCGAGCGATGA
- a CDS encoding helix-turn-helix domain-containing protein, with protein MYEATFAIADSTVYTEPTEGSDCRIELWCNEHSDLLYAAGSRIEPLLSRIRDTVGVEEQVRHDDEAVVITSSCFKGYDETHIDRYLAAHNCLLVPPLRYEDGTKHCRILALEADSLTDLYVDLLEDGFHIDVRSKREITVPSHSSPLLTLDDALPELTGRQREVLSLAVERGYYELPRETTTEALAGELEVSRRTVEDHLRRAEQKLLTTLVSYLY; from the coding sequence GTGTACGAAGCGACCTTTGCCATCGCGGACTCGACCGTCTACACGGAACCGACCGAAGGGAGCGACTGCAGGATCGAACTCTGGTGTAACGAGCACTCGGACCTGCTCTACGCCGCTGGCTCCCGGATCGAGCCGCTGCTCTCGCGGATCCGCGACACCGTCGGGGTCGAAGAGCAGGTCCGACACGACGACGAAGCCGTCGTCATCACGAGTTCGTGTTTCAAGGGGTACGACGAGACCCACATCGACCGCTACCTCGCAGCGCACAACTGTCTGCTCGTGCCACCGCTGCGGTACGAGGACGGCACCAAACACTGCCGGATCCTCGCGCTCGAGGCCGACAGCCTCACCGACCTGTACGTCGACCTGCTCGAGGACGGGTTCCACATCGACGTCCGCAGCAAACGCGAGATAACCGTTCCCTCTCACTCCTCGCCGCTGTTGACCCTGGACGACGCCCTGCCGGAACTGACGGGCCGCCAGCGCGAGGTGCTGTCGCTGGCCGTCGAGCGGGGGTACTACGAGTTGCCGCGGGAGACGACGACCGAGGCGTTGGCCGGGGAACTCGAGGTCAGTCGGCGGACGGTGGAGGATCACCTCCGGCGCGCCGAGCAGAAACTGTTGACGACGCTGGTGTCGTACCTGTACTAG
- a CDS encoding tRNA sulfurtransferase has translation MRPPGADTVLVRHGDLNTKSNTVKRYMEDLLAANLEALLEDRSIPGEVERRWNRPLIHTDEDAVDAATAAATDTFGVVSASPAVTVSTEKARILEVLEETARECYDGGTFAVDARRADKTLPYDSEDLAREGGAAIWDVVEDECEFEPAVDLDDPDVTFGVEVREDLAFVYLESVSGPGGLPLGAQEKTIALVSGGIDSPVAAYEMMRRGSPIVPVYVDLGQYGGIDHEARAMETVRTLAEYAPNFDMQAYKVPGGETVDLLVDEMEVGRMLSLRRFFYRAAEVLAERVDAHGIVTGEAVGQKSSQTVQNLGVTSRATSLPIHRPLLTWDKHDIVDRAREIGTFTDSTIDAGCNRVAPDRTETNARQKRLLESEPDDLLERAEEAARAAELVEP, from the coding sequence ATGCGCCCCCCTGGAGCCGACACGGTCCTCGTCCGCCACGGCGACCTCAATACGAAGAGTAACACGGTCAAACGCTACATGGAAGACCTCCTCGCGGCGAACCTCGAGGCCTTGCTCGAGGATCGGTCCATCCCCGGCGAGGTCGAGCGCCGCTGGAATCGCCCCCTGATCCACACGGACGAGGACGCGGTCGACGCCGCGACCGCGGCCGCCACGGACACCTTCGGCGTCGTCTCCGCGAGTCCCGCGGTGACCGTCAGCACGGAGAAAGCGCGAATCCTCGAGGTCCTCGAGGAGACCGCCCGCGAGTGTTACGACGGCGGGACGTTCGCCGTCGACGCCCGCCGGGCCGACAAGACCCTCCCCTACGACAGCGAGGACCTCGCTCGAGAGGGCGGGGCGGCCATCTGGGACGTCGTCGAGGACGAGTGTGAGTTCGAACCAGCGGTCGACCTCGACGACCCGGACGTCACGTTCGGCGTTGAGGTCCGGGAGGACCTCGCCTTCGTCTACCTCGAGTCGGTCTCCGGACCGGGCGGGCTCCCGCTCGGGGCCCAGGAGAAGACGATCGCGCTCGTCAGTGGCGGGATCGATTCGCCGGTGGCTGCCTACGAGATGATGAGACGCGGCAGCCCGATCGTCCCGGTCTACGTGGACCTCGGACAGTACGGGGGGATCGACCACGAGGCTCGAGCGATGGAGACGGTCCGGACGCTCGCCGAGTACGCTCCGAACTTCGACATGCAGGCCTACAAGGTCCCCGGCGGCGAGACGGTCGATCTGCTGGTCGACGAGATGGAGGTCGGCCGGATGCTCTCCCTGCGGCGCTTCTTCTACCGGGCCGCGGAGGTGCTGGCCGAGCGCGTCGACGCCCACGGGATCGTCACGGGGGAGGCGGTCGGCCAGAAGTCGAGCCAGACCGTCCAGAACCTCGGGGTCACCAGCCGGGCGACGTCGCTGCCGATCCACCGACCGCTACTGACCTGGGACAAACACGACATCGTCGACCGCGCCCGCGAGATCGGGACGTTCACTGACTCGACGATCGACGCGGGCTGTAACCGCGTCGCGCCCGACCGCACGGAGACGAACGCACGCCAGAAACGGCTCCTCGAGAGCGAGCCCGACGACCTGCTCGAGCGGGCCGAGGAGGCGGCGAGGGCGGCGGAACTCGTCGAACCCTAG